Genomic segment of Nothobranchius furzeri strain GRZ-AD chromosome 12, NfurGRZ-RIMD1, whole genome shotgun sequence:
TAATTTAGGTATGTAGTGCCTTCTATCGCCAGGGATTGTTGATAAAATGTGGGCGATGTACATATGTTAAGCTAGGCTAATAGTTACCAAGATGTGCGTATTAGTtactaatgtttttttttctgtttcttcaTATTGAAGCTACGATGATGACATTTAAAAGTCTTCagttaagaaaagcaagccttgggtgaagatttgTTTTATGCTTCCTAGCTGTCCACATCCTATGAGGACAGCTAGGAAGCTCACAACAAAAGGGCagacttcacaagttgtgccaaacataattaaatatcagaaaaactttacctcagatctgccgtattttgacattttgagagaaAGGAGAAGTAActaaagagtttgatgtataatatatGTGGTATGTGTACGGTGTGTAAAAGTTGGGTCATCAAGTACTGGCCGATATTAATAGCAGACCAATGTTATCGGAAATccctaattaaaaaaattaaaatacaactttaattCTGTCGTGGACCAGTGATTGTTATCTTGTATAAATGCTAGCAGCTGTAGATTTTAATTGTGTGTTAAATGAAAACAACATTACCTCGATGGAAGGTCACAGGCAAAGGACGAGCAGCAGCTGGTGAgtaaaaaaagggaaagaaaagaccattattttaaatatatttaattagCAAAGCTATATTAATAGCTGTTTTGTGaattgatttctttttttttaactgagAAAAGTTTGAATGATTTCATGGTTCATTTCTTGCACGATGCAGATCAACTGTTGATGATTTTATCTCTATGATGCATATCGATGTTAAAAAATTATAAAATTGTCACGTCTTATTGTGAAAATAATCTGAGTGTATGGGTTCAGGCACACACTTGTAATCTATAAACATGGAAAGTGAAAAAGCCATGTTGGAATTTATGTCATGCATCACCTCTTATTCATAAATGGGATGGTaaatgatatagcgccttctagagacctggaaccccccaaggtgctttacaacacagtcaatcacccattcacacacacacactggtgggggatgagctacgatgtagccacagctgccctggggcgcactgacggaggcgaggctgccgagcactggtgccaccggtccctctgaccaccaccagcaggcgggttaagtgtcttgcccaaggacacaacgacaccgacagactgagcagggctcaaacctgcaacctaccGATTAtgggagcacttaactcctgtgccaccatcgccccagtaATCGGTTATTTTGAGTGGCAATTCTTTTtctgaaaatgtaaaaattaatgtAAATTCTTGAAAATATTCATTATTACTAATTTTCCTAGTTAGAATAGGAAGTGCATATTTTTATGAATTTAGTATTTTATTCCCCGATATTTCAGAGCTTACGTTTGAGGTTTTTCTTATTTGGAATTAGAGAGACAGCAGGagcgatttgtggcagcggcagcacgagtggcacttgcagtggcagctctgatacttccgggtggtgccacggcttttagtggcacccgcggcttttagtggcactagccacgccccctaccactgctgccattacacttccgggtggtgccacgacttttagtggcactagccacgcccctaccactgctgctcttgcctgttagtggcactagccacgccccctaccactgctgccattacacttccgacttttagtggcactagccacgccccctaccacgacttttagtggcactagccacgcctcctaccactgctgccacggtacctgcggctgtagtagtgacctcagtaattgcagcacttattgcatcatcggcctcatcatgccaacgtttttattttttactttattaacaaaatcaaaacaaacaaggctgtcaccgaaaatatttgaaatatttcaagcggtttacaaatgcgtTTCCCAGTCACTTcatgcatatacagtgtaatgcaatcagaagcgttaatgcatttattttttccatcatttttgttgctcccccagacgaatccgtgacagatctagtggaagatccacagacacttccgggtggaAGACCGGCGGtgggtcaccggcctccggtacagagtcaggaaaagcaggggagcaccagagccagatggagagcgccagagcagttctcaatttctgaaataatttatgacaactgctaccaatgtggattgtggaataaaaagagaaaaactgttagttttctcaatattgtcattgcaatcggggcagataccgccatctgccggcttaaaatggttattgcagtacattttaaacttttttaaaactatttcaatcttcgttttcacatacattcagtttacaatgtaacctacattcaacgtactgaagaataaagcaaataaaaatgacctcagttgaggaaaataaaaattacatttagaatttgcaacaattaccacatgacactacaccataaaataaatcatgatgcaaaataataataaattaaaaatgaaatatcatcaacaaacaaaaaatgttcagaggttaatatttcagcattatatttcaaacatgtaTGATTAattggactgtaatttaaagaacaagaaactcagacattgtttcgtaCTACTCATAAATCCATATGCACAatacaaaactttattgttgtgaaACCACAATATCTATTAACAATAAACTACATCCCCAAATCCGTTGTAGTGACAAAACAGCCTTTTCACTcccaagttgtttaaaatgtactgcaataccattttaagccggcagatggcggtATCTGTcccgattgcaatgacaatattgagaaaactaacagtttatctctttttattccacaatccacattggtagcagttgtcataaattatttcagaaattgagaactgctctggcgctctccatctggctctggtgctcccctgcttttcctgactctgtaccggaggccggtgacccaCCGCCGGTCTtccacccggaagtgtctgtggatcttccactagatctgtcacggattcgtctgggggagcaacaaaaatgatggaaaaaataaatgcattaacgcttctgattgcattacactgtatatgcatgAAGTGACTGGGAAacgcatttgtaaaccgcttgaaatatttcaaatattttcggtgacagccttgtttgttttgattttgttaataaagtaaaaaataaaaacgttggcatgatgaggccgatgatgcaataagtgctgcaattactgaggtccctacagccgcaggtaccgtggcagcagtggtaggaggcgtggctagtgccactaaaagtcgtggtagggggcgtggctagtgccactaaaagtcggaagtgtaatggcagcagtggtagggggcgtggctagtgccactaaaagccgtggtagggggcgtggctagtgccactaaaagtcaagagcagcagtggtagggggtcgtggctagtgccactaaaagtcaataatccaataatacctagctgcggacattgcccaggaaaaacgtttttcctgggcaatgtccgcagctagaccttactgctaaaagtcgtggcaccacccggaagtgtaatggcagcagtggtagggggcgtggctagtgccactaaaagccgcgggtgccactaaaagccgtggcaccacccggaagtatcagagctgccactgcaagtgccacaagcgctgccgctgccacaaattgCGCTCGGTCCTGCTGTGGAATTATGCAGAAAAAGGAATTAAATAGTCAATCTGCTCAGCCTCTACAGAATTGGGCTTTGAGAGCTGTGACACCATCAGGAAATGCCTCATTAATTTAGTGTGTTTAGTCTTTTATCCTGCAGGATACATCTTTTGGATTGTTGCAGGGACATGTCCCTGCAACAATCCAAAAGGTGtatttttgcatgtttttttAAACTGAATTTTAGTATTTCTTGTGCCACACCACTCTGCCATGTTTGTCCGTTTTAGAAAAGTAACACGCTTTCATCAGTCTTTGTTGGAGAATTCTATTATTTTTAGATCTGCTTTGTCTTTAGTTCACTCCTAACAGCTGACAGATTACACTGCCTTGAAGTGGAAGCTCTAACTCAGTGCAGTTGTTCATAAACAGCAAATTTATCATGTCAAAGCCACCAAATCTTAACATTTCTGAGTCATTTCAGTTTGGAGACAAAGCCTTACCTGATGGGTTCAGCTTTTGTCTCCCTCTTCTGGTACTCAGTGATCATAACACAAACAGCCAGCCTGATGATGAATATTGGTGCAACATAATCCCCGTTAGTCATCACCAATGGCCCCCATCTTTCTCAAGACTAATGATTCCTGTATAAACACTTGTAGAGcatttggattttttttccatCAGCTTGCTCTAATTGCTGTAACCCCATCATTCTTTTGTTATAAAAGTCCTGCCTCACTCTTCAGCTGAGCAGTAACTGCTGCCAGATGTAGAAGGGTCACCAAATACTCAATGCTAAATGCTGGTTCAGTGTTTGAAGTAGACAAAAGCCATTTACCGTTTAGAAAAATCAGAGACCAACTCTGTACTCCTTGAGACACTAAAATAGCAAAAAGAAATTTTAAATAGACGACTTGGTACCTTGCAATGTAGACCTCATGTCTGATTAAAGATATTTACAGTCTAGATGTGTTTTCATCCTCTTGGAAGCATGTAAATATTACTTTTGTAGTGGATGAGTTTAGGACCTGATGAAAGATAATGATTTAGTCTCATTTTTGTTAAAATTCAACTGGATCTTATGAAACTGATTCTAATTTTGTAAAACTGCAAATCATAGAATTGGTTTTGATAAATGCATATCAGATGAAATACACAAACAAACCCAATAACTCCATGCAGAGCTCTGCATCCACTCGCCCGTCCTCAGTCAGCGCGCCCAGCACCACACCATCAGCTCCTTGGTTCTTTATCAGCTCGATGTCCTTCTTCATCACCTCCACCTCCTGATCCGAGTAGAGGAAGTCTCCCCCGCGAGGCCGTATCATCACATAGACTGGGATTTTGATGTACTGCTTTACTATCTGTAGAAGACCTGCAGTAAAACAATCACAACACAGGTTATCTGAACCCAGCAGTTCACCTGTACAGAGGTGAGCTGTGCTGCTCACCTAAACTTGGGGTGAGCCCTCCCTCCAGAAGACTGGAACACAGCTCAAGCCGACTTGCACCTGTGAGGAGATTAATTttatcaaaacatgtttttttattcaaatgtcacaTAAGCTCATGCATTTCATAATTTTCATCAACTTTTTAAAATCTCTCTGTGTCATCGGCGAAGGCGACTCGACTAATTTTGAAAGACCTCCGAATACATAAAGCCTATAGATACAGGTTTTAAGTTCTGTAGAGCTACTGTCAGAAATGGGATGAACACGTGACTTCCAGTTCAGGAAAACCTTTAACCTCATCAAGAAGTTGATTTTGCATACTTAGCAAAGGCAGCAGTAGACCAACTTATGAGTGTTTTACTTGACGTTACAGACCTCCTCGTTCAGCACTGACTGCAGACTCTACGGAGTCCACACACACctccattaaaaagctctgagccATAATGCAAGTCTGTTTAGACAAAAATAAAGATTTGCATGGTAGCCATGTTAGCTAATAGCTTTACAGTATTTTAAATGGCATTTTTTAAATGATACCGTGAAAGATacctgttttttttctttccttttaaaGAACAAATTGAAGTCAGGTCAGGATTTGTGTGCAAACTTCTTCAGCCAGCTTCTACAATGAATCCGCGGTTTCCGGCTGGATTGTTGAATTGTAACAAAATTACACTCCGGCGGAAGAGGCGGTGTTAAGCTTTTTGCTTGATTTGAAGTGTGCCCGCCCATGTTGAATACGCTAAAACCATGAAATTCACATCATCTTCCGGCTTGCTGTTTTACATTTTGCTTAAATAAATACATTATATTTATTCGTTCAAAATAACTGTTATTTATAGTAAGAATGTTTTTTTAATATGAAACAAAAATTTGATTCACGAATCTTCACTTTAATCATTTTGAGCATGACGTCAAAGGGTCAAAGTTGAACAGTCGGGTGCGCGTTAGGAAAGCAGTCGTGTAACAACAACAGCTCTCTGCTGCTACTTTCCAGAGGCGCTACAGTTACACATGGGCATCGGAGAACGCTGAGGCTCAAATATGTTACTTTCCTCTTTACGGACGACAATATCTTGCGGTTGCAGATGTGCTGGCAAGAGCTTTCAGCACAGCAGCGTGAGTCAAGCTAACTTTACTTGTTACTTAGCTAACAGGTAAGACGAGGTCACAACAAAATCATTATGATAATGATTTTGTTGTGACCTCGTCACACCTAAGTTAGCTAAGTGCCATAATGATTATGGCACTTGTAAAAATATAATTTCGTCTAATAGTTTTTATTGCGTTTACTATTTGTTTTAGGTTAGAACATAAAACACACTAGTTATGTAGCAATGCCAACCTCCATTACATGTGTATGCATGCTAAATTACATCACTGACCTCCAGCCATCCATGCGTTGTTTCTAGTCAAATCAACATAATTCAGAGTCACAAAACAAGTGGCATACATGATAGAGTTGGCATACTAAAATTATCGTGGCATtaatgtttttagtgttttttttaacgTGAGAGGCAGCAGGCTTGCCTCCTTAgtcttattcagcaaatgtctggTTATTAGGGATAGGTTAATCAGAATCATTAACACATAAATTCCTCTATAAATGTGTCTGATTGCTCTAACTAATGGTTTTTGGAGATTTGTTTTTAAATAAGTTTTAAAGGCATCAGAATACAACTTTATGTGATGActgatacattttatttaatcttACCCTCAAATGTCTGATATTATTTAACTAAACAATGTTTAGAACATATCATACTTTTTTCTATATTTATATTTCTGCTGAGTCAAAACAAGCATAATCTCCACTTCTTTGTTATTTTTGTGTTTCTTTGCTTGGATTAATAGTTACCAAATTTATGCAGTAGCTGGACAGGTGGATTACATTATGTCatgctctatctatctatctatcatctatcatctatctatctatctatctatctatctatctatctatctatctatctatctatctatctatctatcatcagtctgtctgtctgtctgtctgtcatctatctatcatctatctatcatctgtctatcatctatctatctatctctctatctatctatctatctatctatctatctatctatctatctatctatctatcatctatctatctatctatctatctatctatctatctatctatctatctatctatctatctatctatctatcatctatctatctatctatctatctatctatctatctatctatctatcatctatctatctatctatctatctatctatctatctatctatctatctatcatctatcatctatctatctatctatctatctatctatctatctatctatctatctatcatctgtctgtctgtctgtctgtctagttTAAAAAACGGGTTGGAAATGTATTTGGAGCTTATAAAACACTGGTAATCAATAGTTGCTCTGTGGTGAGCTGAGATCACAAGTGGGTGTTGTGGGAATAATTACTTAATCCTTGTAAACACTCGGTGCTTATTggccagaagatgcttcttgtgtttttctggttACATTTCAAGGATAGACATTATTCAAAACTCCTTCAACATAACTGAATACACTTTTGATATCAAGGacagtttatttagaaaataacAGTGCTCTTTTCATTCTTTGTTTACAACAGCAGCGGAGTCCGCAGCTACGGCAGTGGTTTGTGAGGAGAAATCAAAGCACCTTAACAGTAGAGTCAGCGGTTCGCTCCAAGGCAGCAGCAGTCGTCCCCAACGCAGCCACAAACCGAATAGTGGGACGCTGGCTGATCGGCTGCAGTGGGCTGGTGGTTGGAGCTGTAGTCTTGGGTGGTGTCACAAGGTACGGAAGGATTCAAATGAATGCGTCTGTGTGTAAGTCTGACATATACTtacttctctttttcttttttttttatgttctAAATCAGGTTAACAGAGTCTGGGCTCTCCATGGTTGACTGGCATCTGGTGAAAGAGATGAAGCCACCTCAGTCAGAGGAGGAGTGGCAGGCAGAGTTTTCAAAGTACCAGCAATTTCCAGAGTTCaaaatgtaaacacacacacacacacacgcacgcacgcgcacacacacacacacacacacacacacacacacacacacacacacacactaaccttTCTAGGCATGTCTTTTCTTTTAAATAGTAACATTTTCTTCTCATTCTAAGAAGATTTTAAACTCTTCTAAACTGACACATTTCATAATAGTGCAACTAAAGAGATCTAAGTGTTTTAAATAAACAAGTCATTCGGTTTTCTATACTAAATGTATTTTTACCTCCAGACTGAACCATGGAATGACTCTGTCAGAGTTTAAGTTTATCTTCTTTATGGAGTGGGGCCATCGGATGTGGGGCAGGTTGGTTGGGCTGGCATACATCCTCCCCACCATTTACTTCTGGAGAAAAGGATACTTCAATCGTTCCCTGAAAGGAAAAGTGCTTGGACTTTGCGGATTTGTTTTCTTCCAGGTAAGTCTATTCATGCATTTATATCAAGAGCCAGATAAATATTTTATCGTTATGCGGTTATTACATTTATTACTGCTATTTGTGAGCTGTAATGAAACAGCATTTGTCTTCAGGGCCTTCTGGGATGGTACATGGTAAAAAGTGGACTGGAGGATAAGCCCGAGTCTCATGACGTCCCTCGGGTGAGCCAGTACCGTCTGACTGCTCATCTTGGTTCTGCCTTGTTGCTCTACGTTGCCAGTCTCTGGACTGGACTCACCCTGCTACTGCCAGCACACAAGGTACAGAGGAAGCTGCACGTTTGCAAAACCTTTTCTTtgatctttcaaaccaagcatgcAGATAATAGTTgggatttgtttttcctttcattTATAAAGCCAAATCTTTTATAGATGGTAGAAACCAAACAACTCATGCAGTTCAGGAGGTTTGCCAAGGGTACCGGTGGTCTCGTCTTCCTGACTGCACTTTCAGGTACTGTTTAAAACTATGTCAATGTGATATGGCAGAATAGTCATTAGTGTGAGCATAACCACCTTTGCTTGAATACCAGtaaaacaaaggaaatggtggttgacttccagagaaacactcctcctcactcaccggtaaacatccagggagcagacattgaagtggtggatacctttaagtacctgggtgttcatcaccttaacagcaaactgaactggtccaacagcaCAGATGCTCTGTAAAAGAAGGGCTAAAGCCGCCTCCACCTTCTgaagaggctgaggtccttcagagttaattcccagctgctaaaatccttttatcactctgttgttggctctgttatccactctccTGTGGTCTgtaggggtgcaggcagctctgaccgagacaggaagagactgaataagcttgttaacaaagctagctcggttctgggctgcccactggattcagttgggGAGATGGAGGATGCTAGGAAAGATGACTCCATCTTTTAAAAAAAACCtttccacccactgcattccactgtaaaggttggtttatgcttgacgcgtccgcgaggtccgcacggctccgcgtggaaaagttgcgtcattttgcgtcattttaacaaccacgcccctccgccgcgcctccgcacggcccagaatttccgcaacgtgcacctcggaaaatttctaaccacgcggacggacggacgcggaaaaacatggcggaccggcaagaactagtacggcagaggttcataaatacagacatttgtatgattcagctctcagagatcaccgtgatcaacatgttgttaataattcttggagagaaatagctcgcactgtcagaaaagacgagaatgctgttaaaaatgctgaaatgccatgttgtaaacagtcacttctacttctactatggtgtagtgttggatgcatgccgtagagctccatgctgccccctacagtttgggagaatattggctcaccgcagagacgagccgcacgatccataaacgctgcgagttgtgaagtgcgttccatccgcgagccgcatcaccgagcggaaagtgaatgcgtcaagcataaaccaagctttagagaccacggacagctccttcagaggcagagtgACACATTCCAGACGTGAAattgaacgctaccgtaggtcattcatcccctctgcagttagtgtataactcctcagttaactggtactggcattatcctggtacacaataacatcaatgcaatactcagtttgtgttcaatacttgtcttCAGTACCGTATTTACATAGTATGTGTGTGTCCGATACAGTATGCCGCATA
This window contains:
- the cox15 gene encoding heme A synthase COX15, with product MLLSSLRTTISCGCRCAGKSFQHSSQRSPQLRQWFVRRNQSTLTVESAVRSKAAAVVPNAATNRIVGRWLIGCSGLVVGAVVLGGVTRLTESGLSMVDWHLVKEMKPPQSEEEWQAEFSKYQQFPEFKILNHGMTLSEFKFIFFMEWGHRMWGRLVGLAYILPTIYFWRKGYFNRSLKGKVLGLCGFVFFQGLLGWYMVKSGLEDKPESHDVPRVSQYRLTAHLGSALLLYVASLWTGLTLLLPAHKMVETKQLMQFRRFAKGTGGLVFLTALSGAFVAGLDAGLVYNSFPKMADRWIPDDLLAFSPTIKNFFENPTTVQFDHRILGISSLAAITGLYLFSRRMVLPRRAKVAIGLLAAMAYTQVALGISTLLLYVPTPLAATHQSGSVALLTFAIWVLAELRKMPK